One window of the Thermodesulfomicrobium sp. WS genome contains the following:
- the dnaB gene encoding replicative DNA helicase: protein MPPRKPSSSSRRSEDAVHAASSELLRKVPPHNLEAEQAVLGGVFLHNELFHQLVDILCADDFYSPAHRTIYAACEDLYRRGQPMDLVTVAEHLASHGQLDAVGGSVYLASLTNAVASGANAVFHAGIVRDKAVRRRLIQTAAEVLTSCFENAEDTERLLDDAEQRIFAVAEAKTRPGFISSKDLVTRVFEQLEKRAGQGELITGVPTGYLDFDRMTAGLQRSDLIIVAARPSMGKTALALNMGMRAAVHHGVPVAIFSLEMSMEQLMMRMLGCHARVDLSRLRTGFLNDEDWARLYQAADELSHAPMFIDDTPALSTMEIRARCRRLKAEKNIGLVIVDYLQLMRSSRSQDSREQEISDISRSLKALAKELDIPVVALAQLNRKVEERSDKRPVLSDLRESGAIEQDADVIVFIYRDAAYNKAEDNPNKNIAEIIIGKQRNGPVGSLRLAYFGQYTAFENLTDAGIPSEHGL from the coding sequence ATGCCCCCACGGAAGCCATCGAGTAGCTCCCGTCGCTCCGAGGACGCTGTGCATGCGGCGTCTTCGGAGCTTTTGCGCAAAGTTCCCCCGCACAACCTGGAGGCCGAACAGGCCGTGTTGGGTGGGGTTTTTCTCCACAACGAACTCTTCCACCAACTCGTCGACATCCTCTGTGCCGACGACTTCTACTCTCCTGCCCATCGCACCATCTACGCCGCCTGCGAGGATCTCTACCGCCGCGGGCAGCCCATGGACCTGGTGACCGTGGCCGAGCACCTTGCCTCCCATGGCCAATTGGATGCCGTGGGCGGGTCCGTGTATTTGGCCTCACTCACCAATGCTGTGGCCTCCGGAGCCAATGCCGTCTTTCATGCAGGCATCGTCCGGGACAAGGCGGTACGGCGACGACTCATCCAAACCGCAGCGGAAGTGCTCACTTCCTGTTTCGAAAACGCCGAAGACACCGAACGCCTCCTCGACGACGCCGAGCAGCGCATCTTTGCCGTGGCCGAAGCCAAAACGCGGCCGGGCTTCATCTCCAGTAAAGACCTCGTCACCCGAGTCTTCGAGCAGCTCGAAAAACGCGCCGGCCAGGGGGAGCTCATCACCGGAGTACCTACCGGGTACTTGGATTTCGACCGCATGACCGCAGGGCTCCAGCGCTCGGACCTAATCATCGTGGCTGCCCGGCCGTCCATGGGCAAGACGGCGCTCGCCCTCAACATGGGCATGCGCGCTGCGGTGCACCACGGGGTGCCGGTGGCCATCTTCTCTCTGGAGATGTCCATGGAACAGCTCATGATGCGTATGCTTGGCTGCCACGCCCGCGTCGACCTTTCGCGTCTGCGTACCGGTTTCCTCAACGACGAAGACTGGGCCCGCCTCTATCAGGCAGCGGACGAGCTCTCCCATGCGCCCATGTTCATCGATGACACCCCTGCGCTGTCCACCATGGAGATCCGCGCCCGCTGCCGCCGACTCAAGGCGGAAAAAAATATCGGTCTGGTGATCGTGGACTACCTGCAACTGATGCGCTCCAGCCGCTCCCAAGACTCCCGCGAACAGGAGATCTCCGACATCTCCCGCAGCCTCAAGGCCCTGGCCAAGGAACTGGACATCCCGGTGGTGGCCCTGGCCCAGCTCAACCGCAAAGTGGAAGAACGCTCCGACAAACGCCCCGTGCTCTCGGACCTGCGCGAATCCGGCGCCATCGAGCAGGACGCCGACGTCATCGTCTTCATCTACCGCGACGCAGCCTACAACAAGGCTGAAGACAACCCCAACAAGAACATCGCCGAAATCATCATTGGCAAGCAGCGTAACGGCCCTGTGGGGAGCCTGCGGCTTGCCTACTTCGGTCAGTACACGGCATTCGAAAATCTCACCGATGCGGGGATCCCATCGGAGCACGGCCTCTAA
- the rplI gene encoding 50S ribosomal protein L9 — MKVILRADVDNLGRLGDIVTVKPGYGRNYLLPQGLASLATPSNLKVFEQERKKLEAKNNALRAAAQELADKLAAAQVRIEVRVGENDKLYGSVTSTQIAEALAAQGIEVDRRKILLAEPIRSLGLYTVEVKLHPEVVATLQVEIAKPGQPAAQEPAADAPTEAIE; from the coding sequence ATGAAAGTCATTCTGCGCGCCGATGTGGACAATCTGGGCCGTCTGGGGGACATCGTCACCGTCAAGCCCGGCTACGGCCGCAACTATCTGTTGCCCCAAGGACTGGCGTCTTTGGCCACTCCTTCCAACCTCAAGGTCTTCGAACAGGAACGCAAAAAGCTGGAAGCCAAGAACAACGCCCTGCGTGCCGCGGCCCAGGAACTGGCGGACAAGCTGGCTGCCGCCCAGGTGCGCATCGAAGTGCGTGTGGGCGAGAACGACAAGCTCTATGGCTCTGTGACCAGCACCCAGATCGCCGAAGCCCTGGCGGCCCAAGGGATCGAGGTGGATCGCCGCAAGATCCTCCTGGCAGAGCCCATCCGCTCCCTGGGCCTGTACACCGTGGAAGTGAAACTCCACCCTGAGGTGGTCGCCACACTGCAGGTGGAAATCGCCAAGCCGGGTCAGCCTGCCGCGCAAGAGCCCGCTGCCGATGCCCCCACGGAAGCCATCGAGTAG
- the rpsR gene encoding 30S ribosomal protein S18 encodes MSQPKKKFAPRKKFCRFCDNPELPLSYKNPDVLADFITERGKIIASRVTGTCAKHQRALTREIKRARQMALLYYTATHSTDVLKKSKI; translated from the coding sequence ATGTCCCAGCCCAAAAAGAAATTCGCCCCGCGCAAAAAGTTCTGCCGCTTCTGCGATAACCCCGAGCTCCCCTTGAGCTACAAGAATCCGGACGTGCTTGCGGATTTCATCACCGAGCGCGGCAAGATCATTGCCAGCCGCGTCACCGGGACCTGCGCCAAGCATCAGCGCGCCCTGACGCGGGAGATCAAGCGGGCCCGCCAGATGGCCCTGCTCTACTACACCGCCACCCACAGCACCGACGTGCTCAAAAAGTCCAAGATCTAG
- the rpsF gene encoding 30S ribosomal protein S6 has product MTRYEQLLLFSPELGSEERQAVLDRLGAVIEREGGQVLAVDDWGMKDTAYPVRKFTRGHYVRLEMAMPGAAVSELERNVRISEGILKFITVRLAGAAQQEA; this is encoded by the coding sequence ATGACAAGGTACGAGCAGCTGCTCCTTTTCAGCCCGGAATTGGGCTCCGAGGAGCGCCAGGCCGTGCTGGACCGCCTGGGCGCCGTGATCGAGCGCGAAGGCGGACAGGTCCTGGCGGTGGATGATTGGGGCATGAAGGATACTGCCTATCCGGTACGCAAGTTCACCCGCGGTCATTACGTGCGTCTGGAAATGGCCATGCCGGGTGCGGCGGTGTCCGAATTGGAGCGCAATGTGCGCATCAGCGAAGGGATCCTCAAGTTCATCACCGTGCGCCTGGCCGGCGCCGCCCAGCAGGAGGCCTAA
- a CDS encoding ATP-binding protein, protein MKCTRCRELAAVALPSHHSAFCPECFLLFCRRMVERAIHDHAMCTPEDRILVALSGGKDSLSLAWILRELGYQVTGLHIDLGIPGSSAVARRITEDFCARQGIALHVLEMEAMGLGMAQVRQRVKRPICSVCGQTKRYFFNRFALENGFSVLATGHNLDDETSRLLANVLRWDADFLADQGPVLAAQEGFVRKIKPLYRLTEFETANLSFLLGIETASAPCPYSAKATFPVYKHLLADLEDRQPGRKLQFYEGFLKHGRKHFASRSTPDLTPCIRCGSPTSTELCGVCRLKAMMASAIASDQPADDDLDSRPQA, encoded by the coding sequence ATGAAATGTACGCGTTGTCGTGAACTCGCTGCCGTGGCCCTGCCGAGTCACCACTCGGCCTTCTGCCCGGAATGTTTTCTCCTCTTTTGCCGCCGCATGGTGGAGCGGGCCATCCACGACCATGCCATGTGCACCCCGGAAGACCGCATCCTCGTGGCCCTTTCCGGCGGCAAAGACTCCCTGTCCCTGGCCTGGATCCTGCGCGAGCTCGGCTACCAGGTGACCGGCCTGCACATCGACCTGGGGATTCCGGGATCCTCTGCCGTGGCCCGTCGCATCACGGAAGATTTCTGCGCCCGCCAGGGCATCGCACTCCATGTGCTCGAGATGGAAGCCATGGGCCTCGGCATGGCCCAGGTACGCCAACGGGTCAAACGTCCCATCTGCTCGGTGTGCGGCCAAACCAAGCGCTATTTCTTCAACCGCTTTGCCCTGGAAAACGGTTTTTCCGTACTCGCCACGGGGCACAATCTCGATGACGAGACCTCGCGCCTCCTGGCCAATGTCCTGCGCTGGGATGCCGATTTCCTGGCCGATCAAGGACCAGTCCTCGCGGCGCAGGAAGGCTTTGTGCGCAAGATCAAGCCGCTCTACCGGCTGACGGAATTCGAAACCGCCAACTTGAGTTTTCTTCTCGGCATCGAGACCGCCTCGGCCCCGTGCCCCTACAGCGCCAAGGCCACCTTTCCGGTGTACAAACACCTCCTGGCGGACCTGGAAGACCGCCAGCCGGGCCGCAAGCTCCAATTCTACGAAGGCTTCCTCAAACACGGCCGCAAGCACTTCGCCTCGCGCAGCACCCCCGACCTTACCCCCTGCATCCGCTGCGGCTCGCCAACGTCGACGGAGCTTTGTGGCGTCTGTCGGCTCAAGGCAATGATGGCGAGCGCCATTGCCTCGGACCAGCCCGCGGACGACGACCTTGACAGTCGCCCGCAGGCCTGA
- a CDS encoding response regulator, which produces MPTVLVIDDEPIIRMLYTAEFRRLGLRAEAFDGTSEDVDAVVERLAPDLVVLDIRLGEGTSGLDLLQRIRTRYPHLPVVLCTAYDCFRHDLKSIAADAYVVKSSDVGELVRTVQSLLDRPPSR; this is translated from the coding sequence ATGCCCACCGTACTCGTGATCGATGACGAACCCATCATCCGTATGCTCTATACGGCGGAGTTTCGCCGTCTGGGGCTGAGGGCCGAGGCCTTTGATGGCACGTCGGAAGACGTGGATGCCGTTGTAGAGCGCCTTGCGCCGGATCTCGTCGTCCTCGACATCCGTTTGGGAGAAGGGACGAGTGGTCTCGATCTTTTGCAGAGGATCCGCACCCGCTATCCCCACCTGCCGGTGGTCTTGTGTACCGCCTACGACTGCTTCCGGCACGACCTCAAATCCATCGCCGCAGATGCGTATGTGGTCAAGAGTTCGGATGTGGGCGAGCTGGTGCGGACGGTGCAAAGTCTCCTGGATCGTCCGCCATCGCGCTAG
- a CDS encoding metal ABC transporter permease: protein MTALLHLQFFQYALAAALLASIACGMVGTLITVNRRTFLAGAVSHAAYGGVGLAIFLGMPVLPVTLVFTIAAALLMAVIVRRLPARADSLIGVLWAAGMSAGILLVDFSEGYNADLMSYLFGSILAVSLRDLIIMAAADLLMAAIIFFWYKDFLAMSFDTEFARALGVPVERMHDLLQVLIAVAVVLLIQLVGLVLVMALFTIPPMVAETHTRSLGQTMILATLICVGVTLSGLALAVAANLTSGAAIVAVAVAVCMLNAVLTRRRPRNFPLA, encoded by the coding sequence ATGACGGCGCTGCTCCATCTCCAATTCTTCCAATACGCCCTCGCAGCCGCCCTTCTGGCAAGTATTGCCTGCGGCATGGTGGGCACCTTGATCACCGTCAATCGCCGCACGTTTCTGGCCGGCGCCGTATCCCACGCTGCCTACGGCGGGGTGGGACTGGCCATCTTTCTCGGCATGCCCGTGCTGCCAGTGACCCTCGTCTTCACTATCGCCGCCGCGCTCCTCATGGCCGTGATCGTGCGCCGCCTCCCAGCCCGAGCCGACAGCCTCATCGGCGTACTCTGGGCGGCCGGGATGTCGGCAGGGATTTTACTGGTCGATTTTTCCGAAGGCTACAACGCGGACCTGATGAGCTACCTCTTTGGGAGCATCCTGGCGGTGTCCCTGCGAGACCTGATCATCATGGCGGCCGCAGACCTCTTGATGGCAGCCATAATCTTCTTCTGGTACAAGGACTTTTTGGCCATGTCCTTCGATACCGAGTTCGCCCGCGCCCTCGGCGTCCCGGTGGAGCGCATGCACGACCTCCTCCAGGTCCTCATCGCCGTGGCCGTGGTGCTGCTCATCCAATTGGTGGGACTCGTGCTCGTCATGGCGCTTTTCACCATCCCGCCCATGGTGGCCGAAACCCATACACGCTCTTTGGGACAGACCATGATCCTCGCCACCCTCATCTGCGTGGGAGTGACTCTCAGCGGGCTGGCCCTGGCAGTCGCCGCCAACCTCACGTCGGGAGCCGCCATCGTGGCCGTGGCCGTGGCGGTTTGTATGCTGAACGCCGTGCTCACCCGGAGACGTCCACGGAACTTCCCCCTTGCATAA
- a CDS encoding ABC transporter ATP-binding protein: MVSAAPIVAFQHVTFAYDAEPVLEDIDFTVMPGDYVAVVGPNGGGKTTLIKLILGVLSPQEGTIHVCGESPRKRQTSIGYVPQHAAFQPHFPITVLETVLMGLPREGRRTPGYRAEDKDRAMTALKQVGMEHEARKRFDALSGGQKQRTLVARALVAAPKLVLCDEPTANVDPHGKVCLFDLFASLVPQHTVIVVSHDLVATASSVTSVAVVNRRIIQRRRLDAAMLTLMYGEHGASCPISEYLQGLHQSHPPRP; this comes from the coding sequence ATGGTTTCCGCCGCCCCCATCGTCGCATTCCAGCATGTCACCTTTGCTTACGACGCCGAGCCCGTACTGGAAGACATCGACTTTACCGTCATGCCCGGCGACTATGTGGCGGTGGTGGGCCCCAATGGCGGGGGCAAAACCACGTTGATCAAGCTCATCCTCGGGGTGCTCTCCCCCCAGGAGGGCACGATTCACGTCTGCGGAGAAAGTCCCCGCAAGCGGCAGACAAGCATCGGCTACGTCCCCCAGCACGCTGCCTTTCAGCCCCATTTTCCCATCACGGTGCTGGAAACCGTGCTCATGGGCCTTCCCCGTGAAGGCCGCCGCACCCCCGGTTACCGGGCAGAAGACAAGGACCGGGCCATGACGGCCCTCAAGCAGGTGGGCATGGAACACGAGGCCCGCAAACGCTTCGACGCCCTCTCTGGGGGGCAAAAGCAGCGCACCCTGGTGGCCCGGGCCCTCGTGGCCGCCCCCAAGCTGGTGCTCTGTGATGAACCCACGGCCAATGTGGATCCGCACGGCAAGGTGTGTCTTTTCGACCTCTTTGCCAGCCTTGTGCCGCAGCACACGGTGATCGTGGTGAGCCACGATCTCGTGGCCACGGCCAGCAGTGTCACGAGCGTTGCCGTGGTCAATCGCCGCATCATCCAGCGTCGTCGCCTCGACGCGGCCATGCTCACGCTCATGTATGGAGAGCACGGGGCCAGCTGCCCGATCTCCGAGTATCTCCAGGGCTTGCACCAATCCCACCCTCCCCGACCATGA
- a CDS encoding zinc ABC transporter substrate-binding protein, translated as MVWRYFATLLVCLMPLSASAALSVVVPIAPLAEIVQAVGGSHVSVTVLVPPGASLHTYEPKPMQMAAVAQARLYCSVGDVFDTVWVPRFRSANPQITVLELWSGIERIPMPAHHDDHEGDHGHHAEAHPEGMPDPHIWLDPMLVAHMSEKIRDALTALDPDHGAEFGANHKAYQERLTQLDASIRTLLAPIPEDRRAFLVFHPAWGYFARAYGLRQIPIEVHGKEPSPRQLAATVRMARATGAQVIFVQPQISSKAAQTVAREIGGSVVTLDPLAPDLSANLERAAHAIAKALR; from the coding sequence ATGGTTTGGCGATATTTCGCGACGCTTCTCGTATGCCTCATGCCTCTTTCCGCCAGCGCCGCCCTTTCTGTGGTGGTTCCCATAGCGCCGCTGGCGGAGATCGTCCAAGCAGTGGGCGGCAGTCACGTGTCCGTCACGGTCCTCGTGCCCCCTGGCGCTTCGCTGCATACCTACGAGCCCAAGCCCATGCAAATGGCCGCTGTGGCCCAGGCTCGGCTCTACTGTAGCGTCGGCGACGTCTTCGACACGGTGTGGGTGCCGCGTTTTCGCAGCGCCAACCCGCAGATAACCGTGCTCGAACTCTGGTCCGGCATCGAGCGGATCCCCATGCCTGCCCACCACGATGACCACGAGGGAGATCACGGCCACCACGCCGAAGCCCATCCGGAAGGCATGCCCGATCCGCACATCTGGCTCGACCCCATGCTCGTGGCGCACATGAGCGAAAAGATTCGCGACGCCCTGACCGCCCTGGACCCGGACCATGGTGCGGAATTTGGCGCCAACCACAAAGCCTACCAGGAACGCCTCACCCAGTTGGACGCCTCCATCCGCACGCTCCTTGCCCCCATCCCGGAAGATCGCCGCGCCTTTCTCGTGTTTCACCCCGCCTGGGGATATTTTGCCCGCGCCTATGGACTGCGGCAAATCCCCATCGAGGTCCACGGCAAAGAGCCGAGCCCCCGGCAGCTTGCAGCCACGGTGCGCATGGCCCGCGCCACAGGCGCCCAAGTGATCTTCGTCCAGCCGCAGATCTCCTCCAAGGCGGCTCAAACTGTGGCCCGGGAAATTGGGGGCAGCGTGGTCACCCTCGATCCCCTCGCCCCGGACCTCAGCGCCAATCTCGAACGCGCCGCGCACGCCATCGCCAAGGCCCTGCGTTGA
- a CDS encoding nitroreductase family protein: MHLGYAKQGVLPREEENQMLQWQVDADRCVGCGECVTECPVGIIELRDGVAGILPHREKACLQCQHCLAVCPVGAFSVAGVQPDTCPPLGELPAPEAMERLLRQRRSCRRFVQKPVEPALFQRLVEALAYAPTGKNVRATRFTVVDDAAVMERLRRTVMEGVARAAAENTLPEGLAFFAALARRFAEGQDLVFRQAPHMIIASSPKGGPSPEADVYIALAQVELLAQSLGLGTLWCGFATWAVQAVVPQVAQSLGIPEDHVMYAMLLGYPAVRFQRAVNREIRHTFRVTSDLHSQPW, translated from the coding sequence ATGCATCTTGGCTATGCAAAACAGGGCGTTCTGCCAAGGGAAGAGGAGAACCAGATGCTGCAATGGCAGGTGGATGCCGACCGGTGTGTGGGGTGTGGAGAGTGCGTCACCGAGTGTCCCGTGGGGATCATCGAGCTGCGTGATGGCGTGGCCGGGATCTTGCCCCACCGGGAAAAGGCGTGCCTCCAATGTCAGCATTGTCTGGCGGTGTGTCCGGTAGGGGCGTTTTCCGTGGCAGGGGTGCAGCCGGACACCTGCCCGCCTTTGGGGGAGCTCCCCGCTCCGGAGGCCATGGAGCGGCTCCTTCGGCAGCGTCGCTCCTGCCGGCGTTTTGTCCAAAAACCGGTGGAGCCGGCGCTTTTTCAGCGTCTCGTGGAGGCCCTGGCCTATGCACCGACCGGGAAAAACGTCCGCGCCACGCGCTTTACGGTGGTGGACGATGCCGCGGTCATGGAGCGCTTGCGGCGCACGGTCATGGAGGGCGTTGCCCGGGCTGCGGCGGAAAATACCTTGCCGGAGGGCCTTGCATTTTTTGCCGCCTTGGCCCGGCGCTTTGCCGAGGGCCAGGACCTCGTGTTTCGTCAGGCGCCGCACATGATCATTGCCTCGAGCCCCAAGGGCGGACCCTCTCCTGAGGCGGATGTGTATATCGCCCTCGCCCAGGTGGAGCTTTTGGCCCAAAGCTTGGGTCTTGGGACATTGTGGTGCGGCTTTGCCACCTGGGCCGTCCAGGCGGTGGTGCCCCAAGTGGCGCAAAGCCTGGGCATCCCCGAAGACCATGTCATGTATGCCATGCTGCTCGGCTATCCGGCGGTGCGCTTTCAGCGCGCCGTCAACCGCGAGATCCGCCACACCTTTCGGGTGACCTCGGATTTGCACAGCCAGCCGTGGTGA
- a CDS encoding VacJ family lipoprotein, with protein sequence MARLSKLTVMLLVALMLGACAAKHAPAPDTAFPEEQPIPDPLEPFNRAMFRFNDWFITDVFGPVRTVYVGVFPQDVRNGFGNFYRNLATPVRVANDILQLKVDKAIAEVVRFVLNTTFGTLGLFDVTRNIAWLNPSPEDFGQTLGHAGAGYGAYLVLPFLGPTSVRDTVGMVADNFAHPFFWAQPLADAAVPMRIHDRANALSQYFDEYQQAKADAFDPYISFKDIYTQHRDALVQQ encoded by the coding sequence ATGGCTCGACTCAGTAAGCTCACCGTGATGCTCCTCGTGGCTTTGATGCTTGGGGCGTGTGCCGCCAAGCACGCCCCTGCCCCGGACACGGCGTTCCCAGAAGAGCAGCCCATCCCGGACCCCCTGGAACCCTTCAACCGGGCCATGTTCCGCTTCAACGACTGGTTCATCACCGATGTCTTCGGCCCGGTGCGCACGGTGTACGTGGGCGTCTTCCCGCAGGACGTGCGCAACGGCTTCGGCAACTTCTACCGCAACCTCGCAACTCCAGTGCGGGTGGCCAACGATATCCTCCAGCTCAAGGTGGACAAGGCCATTGCCGAAGTGGTGCGCTTTGTCCTCAACACCACCTTTGGAACCTTGGGCCTCTTCGACGTGACCCGCAACATCGCCTGGCTCAACCCCTCGCCGGAAGACTTCGGGCAGACCTTGGGGCACGCAGGAGCGGGGTACGGCGCCTATCTGGTCCTTCCCTTCCTCGGGCCCACCAGTGTGCGTGACACCGTAGGGATGGTGGCGGACAATTTCGCCCACCCCTTCTTCTGGGCCCAACCTCTGGCGGACGCCGCAGTGCCCATGCGCATCCACGACCGCGCCAATGCCCTGTCCCAGTACTTCGACGAATACCAACAGGCCAAGGCCGACGCCTTTGACCCCTACATCAGCTTCAAGGACATCTACACCCAGCACCGGGACGCCTTGGTGCAACAGTAA
- a CDS encoding ABC transporter substrate-binding protein, with amino-acid sequence MKNRAAILVVLATWLIPACVWAETSPLAFVRENVERVVAVLENPDLRGEARRSQRYAELSRITDAFFNATELARRALGQRWRMLSEAEQQEFTQLFLELIKQTYLDKLDAYNHSGITYDQEILQSPTQAEVALTVATDKGPLRVEIALIQDTNGWRAFDVTVENISLVRNFRTQFQSILQSNPPQYLIHILKEKVHGSTQ; translated from the coding sequence ATGAAAAACCGCGCCGCTATACTCGTGGTGCTCGCCACGTGGCTGATCCCTGCATGCGTGTGGGCCGAAACCTCCCCCCTCGCCTTTGTGCGGGAAAATGTGGAACGCGTGGTTGCCGTGCTGGAAAACCCGGATCTCCGGGGAGAGGCGCGGCGCAGCCAGCGCTACGCTGAGCTCTCCCGCATTACGGATGCCTTTTTCAACGCCACGGAACTGGCCCGCCGCGCCCTCGGGCAACGTTGGCGCATGCTCTCAGAAGCTGAGCAGCAGGAGTTCACCCAGCTTTTTCTCGAGCTCATCAAGCAGACCTATCTCGATAAGCTCGATGCCTACAACCACAGCGGCATCACCTACGATCAGGAAATCCTCCAATCCCCCACCCAAGCGGAAGTCGCGCTGACCGTTGCCACGGATAAAGGCCCGCTGCGGGTAGAAATTGCCCTCATCCAGGATACAAACGGCTGGCGGGCCTTTGATGTGACGGTGGAAAATATCAGTCTGGTGCGCAACTTCCGCACGCAGTTCCAAAGCATCTTACAGTCGAATCCCCCCCAATATCTCATCCACATCCTCAAGGAGAAAGTCCATGGCTCGACTCAGTAA
- the mlaD gene encoding outer membrane lipid asymmetry maintenance protein MlaD, whose translation MYTVVGIFVLLGLLAAGYLTLTLGNTTLFARGMYTIFAHFGSVSGLRVGSTVEISGVPVGKVADIQLDQEQFYQARVVMQIHNAIRIPTDSSAAIKTSGLIGDKYVQIIPGADDKNLSDGGSILDTKSALDIEEMVSKYVFGSVKQ comes from the coding sequence TTGTATACTGTCGTCGGAATCTTCGTCCTGCTGGGGCTCCTCGCCGCCGGATACCTCACCCTCACTTTGGGCAACACCACCCTTTTCGCCCGGGGTATGTATACCATCTTCGCGCATTTCGGCTCCGTGAGCGGACTGCGCGTGGGCAGCACCGTGGAGATCTCCGGCGTGCCGGTGGGAAAAGTCGCGGACATCCAACTCGACCAAGAGCAGTTCTACCAGGCCCGCGTCGTCATGCAGATCCACAACGCCATCCGTATCCCCACGGATTCTTCCGCCGCCATCAAGACCAGCGGACTCATCGGCGACAAGTATGTGCAGATCATCCCGGGAGCGGATGACAAGAATCTTTCGGACGGTGGATCCATCCTGGACACCAAATCCGCTCTGGACATCGAAGAAATGGTCTCCAAGTATGTGTTTGGGAGTGTGAAACAATGA
- a CDS encoding ATP-binding cassette domain-containing protein, with protein sequence MAEPLIRFENVRKAFGEKVVLDGISLDIPQNAITAIIGKSGTGKSVLVKHAIGLLRPDAGEIFFQGQAYNRMSRAQFGEVKRRLSYMFQNNALFDSLTVFENIELPLRERGEGKPKERAARVLEVCEQLDIASAINQYPKALSGGMQKRVALARALITRPEVIFFDEPTTGLDPLRKNTVLTMIAQYHARLGFTAVIITHDVPDIFFVAQAVRILDDGQVIFSGTPLELERHASPALRPYLDGQGILTEELMGLGSRAAFVTQAQAVQGQPDLWLVSVRLQGLREIRDYRGHVAAFACLQEVARTLQQAPVGGGGVFRVGPESLACLVHAPQATEEALVRQVAMTVSACPTACSLGTLSGRRRLTFVVAAAPLRTDIHPLHQIHNALVAARGFSL encoded by the coding sequence ATGGCAGAGCCCCTCATCCGCTTCGAAAACGTCCGCAAGGCCTTTGGCGAGAAAGTCGTTCTCGACGGCATCAGTCTCGATATCCCACAAAACGCCATCACCGCCATCATCGGCAAAAGCGGCACCGGCAAGAGCGTGCTCGTCAAACACGCCATCGGCCTCTTGCGCCCGGACGCAGGGGAAATCTTCTTTCAAGGGCAAGCCTACAACCGCATGTCCCGGGCCCAATTCGGGGAGGTCAAACGGCGACTGAGCTACATGTTCCAAAACAATGCCCTGTTCGACTCGCTGACGGTGTTCGAGAACATCGAACTCCCCTTGCGCGAGCGCGGCGAGGGCAAACCCAAGGAGCGCGCCGCCCGGGTGCTCGAGGTGTGCGAGCAGCTCGACATCGCTTCCGCCATCAATCAATACCCCAAGGCCCTGTCCGGAGGGATGCAAAAACGCGTGGCCCTAGCACGGGCCCTGATCACCCGGCCCGAAGTCATCTTCTTCGACGAACCCACTACCGGTCTGGACCCGCTGCGCAAGAACACGGTGCTCACCATGATCGCCCAGTACCATGCCCGCTTGGGCTTTACCGCGGTCATCATCACCCACGACGTGCCGGACATCTTTTTCGTGGCCCAGGCCGTGCGCATCCTCGATGACGGTCAGGTGATCTTCTCCGGGACTCCTTTGGAGCTTGAAAGACACGCATCTCCTGCCTTGCGTCCTTATCTCGACGGCCAAGGCATCCTCACCGAGGAGTTGATGGGCTTAGGCAGCCGCGCCGCCTTCGTGACCCAGGCCCAGGCGGTCCAGGGGCAGCCGGACCTGTGGCTCGTGAGCGTGCGCCTGCAAGGCTTGCGGGAGATACGCGATTACCGCGGTCACGTAGCGGCCTTTGCCTGCTTGCAGGAGGTCGCGCGCACCCTGCAGCAGGCTCCCGTGGGCGGGGGCGGCGTCTTTCGAGTCGGCCCCGAGAGCCTCGCCTGTCTGGTCCACGCACCACAGGCCACGGAAGAAGCGCTTGTCCGTCAGGTGGCCATGACGGTAAGTGCGTGTCCGACGGCCTGCTCCTTGGGGACCTTGTCCGGCCGGCGTCGGCTGACCTTCGTGGTCGCAGCCGCCCCTCTGCGCACCGATATCCATCCCCTCCACCAAATCCACAACGCCCTGGTCGCAGCCCGAGGCTTCTCGTTATGA